One genomic window of Quercus robur chromosome 6, dhQueRobu3.1, whole genome shotgun sequence includes the following:
- the LOC126732656 gene encoding dof zinc finger protein DOF3.4 — translation MPSDSSEQRRQNKPQNSGAPPAEQEQLPCPRCDSTNTKFCYYNNYNFSQPRHFCKSCRRYWTHGGTLRDIPVGGGSRKNAKRSRTTSHTMSSTSSQDPLSATPVLVPLGSNHGSSVQFGLGGGSDKGNVNVCGTFTSLLNTQGPGFLALGGFGLGLGTGFEEMGFGLGRAVWPFPGVADGGVAGGGGGGNAGATGMGNTWQFENGEPGFVGGDCFSWPDLAISTPGNGLK, via the coding sequence atgcCTTCGGACTCAAGCGAGCAACGCAGACAAAACAAGCCCCAAAACTCGGGAGCTCCACCAGCAGAGCAAGAGCAACTTCCATGTCCACGCTGTGACTCCACCAACACCAAGTTCTGCTACTACAACAACTACAACTTCTCTCAGCCTCGCCACTTCTGCAAGTCCTGCCGTCGCTACTGGACTCACGGTGGCACCCTCCGCGACATCCCAGTCGGCGGTGGGTCCCGCAAAAACGCTAAGCGCTCTCGCACCACTTCTCACACCATGTCCTCTACTTCTTCTCAAGACCCATTGTCTGCAACCCCAGTCTTGGTCCCTCTTGGGTCTAACCACGGCTCGTCCGTACAGTTTGGTCTTGGTGGTGGGTCTGATAAGGGTAATGTGAATGTTTGTGGGACTTTTACTTCTCTGTTGAACACTCAGGGACCTGGCTTCTTGGCTTTGGGTGGGTTTGGGCTTGGACTTGGGACAGGGTTTGAAGAAATGGGCTTTGGGCTTGGGAGAGCGGTCTGGCCTTTTCCAGGTGTGGCTGATGGTGGTGttgctggtggtggtggcggaGGAAATGCTGGTGCTACAGGTATGGGGAACACGTGGCAGTTTGAGAATGGAGAGCCTGGGTTTGTCGGCGGAGATTGCTTTTCATGGCCTGATTTGGCAATTTCTACCCCTGGAAATGGTCTCAAATAA